The nucleotide sequence TAAGtacaaatcatctcatctttctataATTATGTTGCTATTGCCACTTTATATTTCTTTGTCCTTTTCAGTTGATTAGCTGGGAGGAAAGTTGCTATGGCAAATTATTGGTAAGTATCCCTGCTCCTTTTCTATTACTCCTCAAGGCCTGTTTGGCGTTGATCCGGGTCGCTAAGAGGGGGTGGTTCGCCGTCATCACCGTCCACCTCGGTTCGCCGGTGCGGCGATTTGCATCTACTCTTGAGCACTCTTATGTAATTTCGTGTTGAACACTCCTATGTACTTTGGATTTAGCAGTCCTATACTTCTGTTACTCCTCCTATTGTTACCAGACAATATAATTTTGTTACTCCTCAAGACATGTTACTCCTCATGTACTTCTGTTACTCCTCAAGTCCTATATGTCGCTTGGTTACATGGCACTTATCCGGGTCGCTAGGAGGGGGTGGTTCGCCGTCATCGCCGTCCACCTCGGCTTCGACGGTGCGGCAATTACCCCTAGGGCACGAGTGGAAGAAGAGGGGCAGGGGATGCTGCCGTCATCGCCGTCCACCTCGGCTTCGCTGGTGCGGCGATTACCCCTAGGGCACGAGTGAAAGAAGAGGGGCAGGGGATACGGAGTGGTTGCGTCGTGTTTTTTGGGACGATGATGAATCGGTCACATAGGAAGGAAAAGTGCTTAGTTATTTGTATATGAaaacctgagttggtgatgatggtgtgcctgccatctatCACCAACAGCCGTCGGATCTGGATCTGAGGCTATGGATCAATCTGGTGTAATGGCCACTGCCGgcaccgtccacccccaatcttggtgttccgtgcaatgcatgggcatcttactAGTAATGTATCTAAATGCTACCACCAAAGTGGGATGCGGAGTGGTCGTGCTGCGTTTTTCGGGATGATGATGAATCTGTCATATAGGAGAGGGGCAGGGGATGCTGCCGTCGTCGCCGTCCACCTCGGCTTCGCCGGTGCGGCGATTACCCCTAGGGCACGAGTGAAAGAAGAGGGGCAGGGGATACGGAGTGCTACAGTTTCTTATCCCCTAGGGCACGAGTGAATTATTTTGGGTGACCCAATATAATTCTGTTACTCCTCAAGGCCTGTTACAGCCCAATATATGTCTGTCACTCCCCATAGTACTTTTGTTACTCCTCCTAGATGTTACCACCCAATATATGTATGTTAGCACACAATATAATTCTGTTTCTCCTCAAGGCCTGTTACAGCCCAACATATGTCTGCCACTCCCCTTATATTTCTTGAATATCTTGATGCAACTTCTTATATTTCTCAAGATGTTACCACCCAATATATGTATACCGCTAACTAAAgtctttttctttatttctaccaTCAGAATTCTGACGACAATAGTGTTGATGATTTGAACAAGAAATATGTTTTACAAAGAACCCGTGACTCTATTGTATTAGAGATTGGTGACTATCGTGTACACGAGTCTACGTTTGTAGATTGTTTCAAACCACTTGGCCAGATGCAATCGAATATACTACACTTAGTATGCCACATATGGTCAAAGGGCTGGAAGGATAAAGTTATCCTTGAAGAATTTTCTGTTGTAAGTACTTGTCcttaaaccctaaccctaaaccctaacctgTACGTATGACTGACCTATGATTGTCGTCTCTTTGATTATTCCAGGGTGATTTGCTGCGTCTAGATGATGAAACTAAATATCTGGACAAGCAGCTTACAGCAGAGAAAGTGAAGGATATGACACAGGTTTGTGTATTTATTGTATCAGATCTTTGTATTTCAATGTCATGAGTTTTGACAGTAGATTTTTTTTCAGCTATTCATTCCTATAGTTTACCGTCATCATTATTCCTTGGTTGCCGTTTCTATTACAgcaaaaaagaaatatatcctggaCTCCTGTCCAGGGATACATCAAGACGTGGCACGTGATGTGTTGACTAAGCTGGAATCATATTTAAGCGCTAAACATAACATCAACATTTCTTATTATGATGTAGAGTTTCCAGAGGTTGAACATCAAAAGAATACGTAAGTGGATGACACAAACCGTAGTCTGTGTTTACCACCTTTTCTAGCGCTGATTATTGCAATTAAATTATTGCAGTCGTGATTGCGGATTTCATGTTCTATTATATATCCAAGGGCTAGAGCAGATGGCGGTATCTAACATCGATGAGGTAAACATTGAGCCTTGTTTTTCAAGTTTTGTTATATTCAAATTCTGAAACAAATGATTTATGCCTGAAAAATGCAGGAAAAGGTGTTGAAGTTCCGCAAGGAGCTTTCTATCAGCCTCCTCCGTCACAATTTGAACAAGAGAAACCTTCCATGCCGAgcagccgaggaggaggaggacgatgaggatgaggatgatgatgagggtTTTGTCAGTCACCAGGAAACGAGCATGGACGAATCTCATGACGAATCTCATCTCCAAGATGCACGGGAAGAGAGGATGGAAGAGACACAGAACAACCAGGTCGAACCTCGGGTCGGACCTCAGGTCAGTGGCCAGGAAGAAAGGATGGAGATCACACAGGACAACCCCGAAGATGACCAAAATGCGGAAGATGCAAGGGAAGAGAGGATGGAAGAGACACAGAACAACCAGGTCGAACCTCAGGTCGGACCTCAGGTTAGTGGCCAGGAAGAGAGGATGGATTTTGATCCAGGCAGTGACCAGGACAACTCCATTCCTCGCCCCGAAGAGATCACACCTCATGCCCATCACCTGGAAGAGGAAAATGCAGGGGGCGGTCAAGAGATCACACAGGACAACCCCGAAGATGACCACCAAAATGTGGAAGACCCCAAACCTCATGTCTCTTAGAACGAACCTCATGATGACCACCAAAATGCGGAAGACCCCAAACCTCATGTCAGTTGGCAGGAAGAGATCATGGGTGTTGTCTCTCAGAACGAACCTCATGAGAGCATGGGTGTTGTAGATGTTGTCAGTAACCCGGACAACTCTGTTCCTCACCAGGAAGAGACCAGGCAAGACAACAACGCCCATCACCTGGAAGAGAGATCACAGGACAACCCTGATCTTGACCTGGAAGAGAGAACACAGGACAACCCTGATCTTGACCTGGAAGAGAGCACACAATCCCCCAATTCATCATTAGCAGATACACCAGTTCTGAAACCAGGCAGGAGGATATGTCTTGCTCCTATCAAGTTTAATGATGTCGTTACTTTTGACGAACGTCAATTCTTGTCTTCTATCAGTTGTGACGAGGTCTACAAATTAGTCAAAGCAGAATGGTCAGTTTGTGGATATTTATACTAACAAGTTTATTGTTGAGAGTTGTTTTAATTGATTAACTGACTGATATTCATTTCATGTTTTTAATC is from Triticum aestivum cultivar Chinese Spring chromosome 1B, IWGSC CS RefSeq v2.1, whole genome shotgun sequence and encodes:
- the LOC123103223 gene encoding uncharacterized protein; translation: MEKACRVNLYTDAMVTNLLCEPAEPKKKSMKKSKSRHGVRKTKKLEDINLISWEESCYGKLLVSIPAPFLLLLKACLALIRVAKRGWFAVITVHLGSPVRRFASTLEHSYVISC